Within the Desulfatibacillum aliphaticivorans DSM 15576 genome, the region CCTGGCGGGGGAAGGACAGGATGGGGGGGAAACTGTCCGGAATGACGTACGATATCACCCCCACCCCAACCCTCCCACGTCAAGGGGGAGGGGGTTTTAGGGACGCCGGCTTTGATGTTTGATGCCTCATAGGCTACTGCAATCTCTTGAATATGTGAAGAAAAATTGATTCCCGAAATTGAACCGCAATTACTTGAATGACGGCAACTTTGTATGAAGCTCACATCTTAATTGAGAGGAAGACATGTCGCATTTTAAAGACAAGGTAGCCATCGTGACCGGGGCGGGCTCCGGCATTGGTAAAGGGTTGGCTCAAGCCCTGGCGGAGCGAGGAGCGAAAGTGGTTGCCAGCGACGTGAATGCGGAACGCATCGCTCAGGTGAAAAAGGAATTTTCGGCCAAGGGTTGGGAGTGCGATTCCCTCGCTCTGGACGTACGGGACGCCCGAGCCGTGAAGGACATGGTGGATTCCGCCGTGGAAAAATTCGGCCGCCTGGATTTCCTGTTCAATAACGCGGGCATAGCCATCGGCGGCGAGGCCAAGGACTGCGAACTGGAGGACTGGCAAAACGTTCTGGACATCAACCTCTACGGCGTGGTGAACGGCGTGGCCGCGGCCTATCCCATGATGGTGGAGCAGGGCTTCGGGCATATCGTCAACACGGCCTCCGTGGAAGGGCTGTGCCCTTTTCCCGGCACGGCTTCCTACGTGGCCAGCAAATACGGCGTGGTGGGCCTTTCCCATTCCCTGCGCCTGGAAGGCGCCGCACGGGGCGTGAAAGTCAGCGTTATTTGCCCCGGCTATATAAAAACCGCCATCTTTGACGACTCCAAACTCGTGGGGATGACCGAATACGAATTGGGCAAGGTCAGGCCGCCCGAATGGATCGGCATTACGTCGGAGCAATGCGCAGAAATCGTCCTTAAAGGCGTGGAAAAAAACAAAGCCACCATTGTGGTGACCAAATTCGCCAAGATTTTGGCCGCAATCAACCGGATTTCACCCACGCTCATGCAATGGATGATGATCCGCAGCTTTAAGGACGCTTTGAAAAAAAGGGCGAGGGAAGAACTAAAACGACAACAAGCCTAAGGGGGGAGGCCTGTCCATGTGGAATGACGCAACCGCACCATATTCCAAATTTGAATCCTGGTTTTACAACGCCTTCATCGCGCAAGGCATGCTTCCTTTTATGGATCGCGTGCAGGCCGACTTGAATCTCGAAGCGCCGGAAAAAGGCTCCTTGCTGGACGTAGGCTGCGGGGGAGGGCATATCCTGGAACGCCTGGCCGAAAAATTCCCCCAATTGACCTTGGCCGGGGTGGATCTTTCCGAAGAACAGGTGGCGCGGGCTAACGAGCGTTTGCGCCCTTACGTCAGCCGCACCCAGATCCGCCAGGGATCGGCACTCAACCTGCCTTATCCCCCGGACAAGTTCGACGTCATATTAAGCACAGGCTCCATCAAACACTGGCCGGACAAGGTCCTGGGCCTGTCCGAGTGCCTTCGGGTGCTAAAGCCTGGAGGCAGGCTGCTGATCATGGAGGCGGACCGGGGCTGCCGCCACAAGGACGTGGACAATTTATTCCTGCACACGAAAATTCCCGCCCTGTTAAGGCCGATTTTCAGATCCTTTTTCCTGCTGAAAGTGTCGGGCCCGTCCCTGGATTTGGACGACGTGCGCGACCTCGCCGCCCAGGCCCCGTTAAAAGATTGGTCCGTCTCCCGCATTAAAGACATGCCCGCCTGGGTCCTTGACGGGATGAAATAACAGTTTCGCAACACATAAAAAAAGGGGTCAAGTCTACGCTTGACGTTTGAGAATGTTTGGCCGGAAGTTAAACGAGTTTTTTGGGGCGCCGGCGGAGTGTGGCTTGTCGGGTCGCTCCGCAAGCGGCGAATGTGCATTTGAATGGCAGGACGCTGCTCCGCCGAATCTGACCTAAAAATTTGGGGCGTCAGCGCGCAGCGACCCGACATGCCTCACAGGCGCAGGCTGGTTCAACTTAGGGCGTATTTAAGGGCCGCTTCGGCGTGAATGATCGCCGTGTCCAAAAGCGGTATGGACAGGTCCTCCTGCTTAACCAGCAAGGGAATTTCCGTGCAACCCAGGATGACGCCCTGGGCGCCCTTTGCGACTAAGTCTTCCATTATCTCAAGATATATTTTCTTGGATTCTTCCAAAAAGCGGCCTCTTACCAACTCTTCAACAATGATTTTGTGTATGATTTCCTGCTGCAACGGATTCGGCGCCACGGTCTCCAGCCCAAAACGCGAAAGCCTGTTTTGATAAAAGCCGTCGCTCATTGTGTACCGCGTGCCAAGGAGGCCCAGCTTGTTCAGTCCTAATTCTTTGGCTTTGCCCGCCGTTTCGTCGATGATGTTGATCAATGGAAGGCCGGCTTTTTCCGCAACCAGGTCGAACACCTTGTGCATGGTGTTTGTGGCGATGAGGCCGAATTCGGCGCCGGCGCTTTTCAGTTTTTGGAATGAGGCGGCCAAGTCGTCGGCGATAAGATCCCATCTGCCGTCGCTTCTCCAGGCGTGATATTTTTTCAGATTTACAGAATAAATAATGATTTCAGGATAATCGTAGCCGTCGAATCGTTCGGCATAGGTTCTTGTAATGTACAAATAATAGCTTACCGTGGATTCCGGGCTTAACCCGCCGACGATTCCGATTTTTTGCTTCATTGCCTTTAATTCCATCCCGTGCCGTCGCCCAAAATCCAATAACCAATTCGATGGGCATTTTTTGAATAACTCCAGGGAATTATCCCTATCAGAATTCTATAGGAGTGACAAATGTTTTAGGCGGGGGGCGGGGCATTTCGCTAATACGCTGGCGTCTCAAATCATGTCGGGTTGCTCCGCACGAGAATTCGGAATTTCATATCATTCCCGGCAGGTCAGATTACTCCAAATTTTAACAAAATTCCTGGAAGGCTCCGCTTAACCCGACCTGCATAACTCATTAGAATATTGTTGGATTTTGTAGGTAGGGTTATTTGGAACGAGGAAATTGCATTGGATAGCCAAGACGCTGTTCTACCGCATCTGATTTAAAAACTTAGAGGGTAAGCGCGCAGCGACCGACATTTTTGCGATCATGCAACGGGTAACCCAGGCAGCAAACAACGCTGCCCGGGCTATCCAACAAAGGTGTACAAGGATGCGGCCGACGCATTATTCCTGCACCCTAAAGAGTGCAAGGCAGGCACAGGGGCCTGCCGCTACACTCCTTATTGGCGTTTCGTCCTGGTTATGGTCCTGTCTCGTTTTTTGCAGCCATATGAATCAGGCGCCTTTTTCCAATTCCGCAATGCGTTCCTTCTGGATGGCTTTCAGCTTGATCCAGAGTTCGTCCACCTGGGCTTGCGTTTTTTCCAGGCCTTCGGAGTTGTCCACCAGAAGGTCGCAATATCCCTTTTTGTCGTCCACGTCCATCTGGGCGTTGATAATGCTTTGGGCAAGCTCTTCGCTGTTCCCGTCCCGCTCTATGAGGCGTTTCAACTGCGTATCCCTGGGAGCGTATACCATAAGCAGGTTATGGAACATGCCCTGCATGTTGATTTCGATCAACAGGGGGATGACCACCTGGATGATGGCTTCCGGGTCCTGTGCCGTGTACTCCTCCACCAGCCTGAAGAACTCCTCGCCGATGCGGGGATGAGTGAAGCCTTCCAGCCTTTTGCGCTTCTCCATATCCGAGAACACGATTTCCCGCAGCTTGTCCCGGTCCAGGGTTTTATCCTCCTGCAGGACCTGTTCGCCGAAATAAGCCACGATGTCGTTGTATCCCTGGGTGCCTGGCTCCACAACCACCCGGCTCAGGACGTCAAAGTCTATGGTGAAGGCGCCTTTTTCCTCCAGCATTTTGGCTACCGTTG harbors:
- a CDS encoding aspartate/glutamate racemase family protein; its protein translation is MKQKIGIVGGLSPESTVSYYLYITRTYAERFDGYDYPEIIIYSVNLKKYHAWRSDGRWDLIADDLAASFQKLKSAGAEFGLIATNTMHKVFDLVAEKAGLPLINIIDETAGKAKELGLNKLGLLGTRYTMSDGFYQNRLSRFGLETVAPNPLQQEIIHKIIVEELVRGRFLEESKKIYLEIMEDLVAKGAQGVILGCTEIPLLVKQEDLSIPLLDTAIIHAEAALKYALS
- a CDS encoding class I SAM-dependent methyltransferase, producing MWNDATAPYSKFESWFYNAFIAQGMLPFMDRVQADLNLEAPEKGSLLDVGCGGGHILERLAEKFPQLTLAGVDLSEEQVARANERLRPYVSRTQIRQGSALNLPYPPDKFDVILSTGSIKHWPDKVLGLSECLRVLKPGGRLLIMEADRGCRHKDVDNLFLHTKIPALLRPIFRSFFLLKVSGPSLDLDDVRDLAAQAPLKDWSVSRIKDMPAWVLDGMK
- a CDS encoding SDR family NAD(P)-dependent oxidoreductase, which produces MSHFKDKVAIVTGAGSGIGKGLAQALAERGAKVVASDVNAERIAQVKKEFSAKGWECDSLALDVRDARAVKDMVDSAVEKFGRLDFLFNNAGIAIGGEAKDCELEDWQNVLDINLYGVVNGVAAAYPMMVEQGFGHIVNTASVEGLCPFPGTASYVASKYGVVGLSHSLRLEGAARGVKVSVICPGYIKTAIFDDSKLVGMTEYELGKVRPPEWIGITSEQCAEIVLKGVEKNKATIVVTKFAKILAAINRISPTLMQWMMIRSFKDALKKRAREELKRQQA